In Dryobates pubescens isolate bDryPub1 chromosome 19, bDryPub1.pri, whole genome shotgun sequence, the following are encoded in one genomic region:
- the CDYL2 gene encoding chromodomain Y-like protein 2 has translation MASGDLYEVERIVDKRKNKKGKWEYLIRWKGYGSNEDTWEPEHHLLHCEEFIDEFNGLHVTREKRARHGKQAGAPKFLRESRGSSVEKISHRPSESGKSKGSAHKRKRINPSLQKQKRGYAAKPGSANDRAAKTVTYRTTPSGLQIMPLKKPHNGLQNGDGSHEKDSRHFGNGSQQQNVDINNHEGEQNLPSVLEVNNDSPVVNGIGSSLANGSLNLHSTVKRKLDGEKDYVFDKRLRYSVRQNESNCRFRDIVVRKEDGFTHILLSSQTSDNNALTPEIMKEVRRALCNASADDSKLLLLSAVGSVFCSGLDYSYLIGRLSNDRRKESTRIAEAIRDFVKAFIQFKKPIVVAINGPALGLGASILPLCDIVWASEKAWFQTPYATIRLTPAGCSSYTFPQILGVALANEMLFCGRKLTAQEACSRGLVSQVFWPTTFSQEVMLRVKEMASCSAVVLEESKCLVRSFLKSGLEDVNEKECQMLKQLWSSSKGLDSLFSYLQDKIYEV, from the exons gtaGAGAGGATTGTAGACAAAAGGAAGAACAAGAAGGGCAAATGGGAATATCTAATCAGGTGGAAAGGCTACGGAAGCAATGAAGACACTTGGGAACCTGAACATCATCTACTACATTGTGAGGAATTTATTGATGAGTTCAATGGACTACACGTTACTAGGGAAAAGCGAGCGAGGCATGGGAAACAGGCTGGCGCGCCAAAATTTTTACGGGAAAGCCGAGGGTCATCTGTTGAGAAAATATCACATAGACCTTCTGAATCTGGGAAGTCTAAAGGGTCAGCACACAAAAGGAAGAGAATTAATCCATCTCTTCAAAAACAGAAAAGAGGATATGCAGCAAAGCCAGGGTCTGCTAATGACAGGGCTGCTAAAACTGTGACTTACCGAACTACTCCCAGCGGTTTACAGATCATGCCACTGAAAAAGCCACATAATGGTCTGCAGAATGGAGATGGCAGTCATGAAAAAGATTCTAGACATTTTGGGAATGGCTCACAACAGCAGAATGTGGATATAAATAATCATGAAGGAGAACAAAATTTGCCCAGCGTGTTGGAAGTAAATAACGATTCACCTGTTGTGAATGGAATTG GTTCATCTCTGGCCAATGGAAGCTTGAATCTCCACAGCACTGTGAAAAGGAAACTAGATGGGGAGAAAGATTATGTCTTCGATAAGAGACTAAGATACAGCGTGCGTCAAAACGAAAGCAATTGCCGGTTCAGGGACATTGTAGTCCGGAAAGAAGACGGTTTCACGCATATTTTGCTGTCGAGTCAGACTTCAGATAACAATGCACTGACCCCAGAG ATCATGAAGGAAGTTCGGAGAGCATTGTGCAATGCATCAGCTGATGACAGTAAACTCTTACTTCTCAGCGCAGTGGGAAGTGTATTCTGTAGTGGCCTAGATTACTCATATTTAATTGGCAGGTTATCCAAtgacagaagaaaggaaagcacTAGGATTGCAGAAGCTATAAG ggATTTTGTAAAAGCTTTTATTCAATTTAAGAAGCCAATTGTGGTTGCTATCAACGGCCCTGCTCTTGGGTTAGGAGCCTCTATTTTACCACTATGTGATATCGTTTGGGCAAGTGAAAAGGCTTGGTTTCAGACACCATATGCAACAATCCGACTCACTCCAGCTGGCTGCTCATCATACACATTCCCACAAATTCTGGGTGTTGCACTG GCAAACGAAATGTTGTTCTGTGGGAGAAAGCTGACAGCACaggaagcctgcagcagaggactAGTGTCACAAGTATTCTGGCCAACAACATTTAGCCAAGAAGTGATGCTGCGAGTGAAAGAAATGGCATCCTGCAGTGCAGTG GTATTGGAAGAGTCCAAATGTCTTGTGCGCAGCTTCCTGAAGTCTGGACTTGAAGATGTGAATGAGAAAGAGTGTCAGATGTTAAAACAGCTGTGGAGTTCTTCCAAAGGACTGGATTCATTATTCAGCTACTTGCAAGACAAAATTTATGAAGTCTGA